A portion of the Candidatus Melainabacteria bacterium genome contains these proteins:
- a CDS encoding CPBP family intramembrane metalloprotease, whose product MLDFIIVLSIGILGLLAQAAGGKRVKRLVSAPRPVIEPASAPGAVVQPPAVVAATETQTGHSETSAAPLSSAQIKDEQPSEIDVKSAIGSSAESTADENSSTSAPQGVGPGTDEPGPDSTKPATESAVVPAEQSTVPESEVVVAEQSTVAESEVVVAEQSTVTESEPVAAGQSAVTEPEPVAADQSTVTEPEPVAAAQSTVAEPETVAADQSTVAEPETVAADQSTVAEPETVAADQSAAVTAIDANSEPATETASDAVVAVAGQAAATGSETAGVATATEPAALAAAAHVADTPPEVRPASNSEPSSIQPEAVPASAAAQSVSPPVMREEFYLTRKPGIEWFLRITIFLWFIGLALYYWMTSNGLTSETLGTPDPWVMQVTFVCCALTGLNLVKGFRTLFSYIFTAVDCVFDIKLVRATVKSWAAFKPAFEADRVFMPASIPHMVGFFIYVQTMFYLLASMAPKSDFQMPGLPIPMPLPLDQLFSYNGLGLVMLSFCGCGIFVTRSFKEVLNRLALVRPTPQQIMIGLGLVFMSFMYDFLWAFYTHGQHLGLDSKLAGYNGGTFTASGGFTGALILALATAIFAGVGEETLIRGALQPVLGLVPAAILHGVLHAQFQHAPIFIIQVAGWSILMGIVKRYTNTSTTIIGHAGFNFVTTFLFAYNPPDIL is encoded by the coding sequence TTGTTGGATTTTATTATCGTTCTATCGATAGGTATTTTGGGGCTTCTGGCTCAAGCCGCCGGTGGTAAGAGGGTTAAACGACTCGTCTCGGCGCCCCGACCGGTGATCGAGCCTGCGTCCGCTCCGGGGGCGGTCGTGCAGCCGCCGGCTGTCGTTGCAGCGACTGAAACTCAGACTGGACACTCGGAAACGTCAGCGGCGCCGCTCTCATCTGCTCAGATTAAAGATGAGCAGCCCTCAGAAATCGATGTTAAATCTGCGATCGGCTCTTCCGCCGAATCTACAGCAGATGAGAACTCATCCACGAGTGCTCCGCAAGGAGTGGGTCCAGGAACGGATGAGCCAGGACCGGATTCAACCAAGCCCGCGACGGAATCCGCAGTTGTCCCTGCTGAGCAGTCAACAGTGCCGGAGTCCGAAGTTGTCGTTGCTGAGCAGTCAACTGTGGCGGAGTCCGAAGTTGTTGTTGCTGAGCAGTCAACTGTGACGGAGTCCGAACCTGTCGCTGCGGGTCAGTCCGCCGTGACGGAACCCGAACCTGTTGCTGCGGATCAGTCCACCGTGACGGAACCCGAACCTGTTGCTGCGGCTCAGTCCACAGTAGCGGAACCCGAAACGGTCGCTGCGGATCAGTCCACAGTAGCGGAACCCGAAACGGTCGCTGCGGATCAGTCCACAGTAGCGGAACCCGAAACGGTCGCTGCAGATCAGTCCGCCGCTGTCACAGCTATTGACGCCAATTCGGAGCCGGCAACCGAGACCGCGTCCGACGCCGTCGTTGCTGTTGCAGGGCAAGCAGCCGCGACTGGGTCTGAGACCGCCGGCGTGGCGACGGCGACGGAGCCGGCAGCCCTCGCTGCCGCTGCGCATGTCGCGGACACCCCTCCGGAGGTCAGACCGGCATCGAACTCCGAACCTTCATCGATTCAGCCCGAGGCTGTGCCCGCAAGTGCTGCCGCGCAGTCTGTGTCACCGCCTGTTATGCGCGAGGAGTTCTATTTAACCCGCAAGCCTGGAATTGAGTGGTTCCTTCGAATAACTATTTTTCTCTGGTTCATCGGTCTGGCCCTCTACTACTGGATGACGAGTAACGGATTGACGTCGGAAACCCTTGGAACGCCTGATCCGTGGGTCATGCAAGTGACTTTTGTCTGCTGCGCTCTGACCGGGCTGAACCTGGTGAAGGGCTTTCGTACACTTTTTTCCTATATCTTCACGGCTGTTGACTGCGTTTTCGACATCAAGCTTGTGAGAGCAACTGTCAAAAGCTGGGCGGCCTTTAAACCGGCATTTGAAGCCGATCGTGTCTTTATGCCGGCATCGATTCCACACATGGTTGGGTTCTTTATCTACGTTCAGACGATGTTTTATTTGCTTGCTTCAATGGCGCCAAAATCAGATTTCCAGATGCCTGGATTGCCGATTCCGATGCCGCTTCCATTGGATCAATTGTTTTCTTATAACGGACTGGGTCTCGTTATGCTGTCATTTTGTGGTTGCGGCATATTCGTGACTCGATCGTTCAAGGAAGTGTTGAACAGGCTGGCGTTGGTGCGCCCCACCCCTCAGCAAATAATGATTGGTCTTGGTTTAGTCTTCATGAGCTTTATGTATGATTTCCTCTGGGCATTCTACACACATGGGCAACACCTTGGGCTCGATAGTAAACTGGCTGGCTATAATGGTGGCACTTTCACCGCATCTGGTGGCTTTACGGGTGCGCTGATACTGGCGCTGGCAACTGCAATTTTTGCCGGGGTTGGCGAAGAAACTCTAATCAGGGGCGCATTACAGCCTGTTCTTGGTTTGGTGCCGGCCGCTATTTTGCATGGCGTATTGCATGCTCAATTCCAGCATGCGCCGATCTTCATCATTCAAGTTGCTGGATGGTCTATTTTGATGGGCATCGTCAAGCGTTACACGAATACGTCTACGACAATAATTGGACACGCCGGTTTCAATTTCGTCACCACGTTTTTGTTTGCATACAATCCGCCCGATATCCTGTAA
- a CDS encoding tetratricopeptide repeat protein, which translates to MRFEGMFYPALWFCSNQRSAIQRNQCSPDMVAPVTTRLLAPAAIISIWFSFMPNCAASDLSGQSAIIAKSQATKDSKAALQILEAYIATHPDAAEAYFQAARMSNATKNNSKTVALATKYLALKPAPIDYYIYHLRAHAYSGLGQFNRALADLDIARKAQPKDAEVLLLAGLAHQQLGQYKEALQEFSLAAKLNEPRAIRCKAEIELDKHQVEAAAADYVEFARKQPDGLGVILAKLLDLSRSGKCDSALYVLNELLNANLPKTEERLLDLKANILYENNRKKEALEVCDLFEKKFKKTDLYTIRYGIVWEKKDYESALVCLNGMLKSRPSERALYLMRGDCYRALDEYEKALADYNRVPDLVMKDVQKRKERAECNYQLGHFSEAAKEFDAVNSIQPTGEGYERQGRCLLALQRYKEALVCLSRAVRLTPLKADFVATRGDCYRRLHEYTHALKDFSDAMVLKPDNMIYVFGRGLCLAELGRNAEAIKDFTAAMSNPHLLSRACLERARAYDKIGEKTKAEADRKAAQSASKSVEDDFFR; encoded by the coding sequence ATGCGATTCGAAGGCATGTTCTATCCGGCACTATGGTTTTGCTCAAACCAGCGGTCTGCAATCCAGCGGAATCAGTGTTCACCAGATATGGTGGCGCCTGTGACGACGCGGTTGCTCGCTCCAGCCGCTATCATTTCAATATGGTTTTCTTTCATGCCGAACTGCGCTGCCTCTGACTTATCTGGACAATCCGCCATTATTGCTAAGTCGCAAGCAACTAAGGACAGCAAAGCGGCATTGCAGATCTTGGAAGCCTATATTGCCACGCATCCAGATGCTGCCGAAGCATATTTTCAAGCCGCGCGCATGTCTAACGCCACAAAAAACAATTCTAAAACAGTTGCACTGGCAACAAAATATCTTGCTCTGAAGCCTGCTCCGATTGACTATTACATCTATCATTTGCGGGCCCACGCTTATAGCGGTCTGGGGCAATTTAATCGGGCTCTTGCGGATCTGGATATAGCCCGTAAGGCTCAACCAAAGGATGCTGAAGTGCTGCTGCTGGCTGGGTTGGCTCATCAACAGCTAGGGCAGTACAAAGAGGCTCTGCAAGAGTTTTCTCTGGCAGCAAAGTTGAATGAACCAAGAGCAATCAGGTGCAAGGCTGAGATTGAATTGGACAAGCATCAGGTTGAAGCAGCTGCTGCTGATTATGTGGAATTCGCGAGAAAGCAGCCTGACGGATTGGGCGTGATTCTGGCAAAACTTCTCGATCTATCGAGAAGCGGAAAATGTGACTCAGCGCTTTACGTTTTGAATGAACTCTTGAATGCAAACTTACCGAAAACAGAGGAAAGGCTTTTAGATTTGAAAGCAAATATTCTCTACGAGAACAATCGCAAGAAGGAAGCACTGGAGGTTTGTGATCTCTTCGAGAAGAAATTCAAAAAAACGGATCTGTATACGATCCGGTACGGGATTGTATGGGAGAAGAAGGACTACGAGTCAGCACTCGTTTGTTTGAATGGCATGCTCAAATCGCGCCCTTCCGAGCGAGCCCTTTATCTTATGAGAGGCGACTGTTATCGCGCCCTTGATGAATATGAGAAAGCACTGGCTGACTACAATCGGGTTCCAGATCTGGTTATGAAAGACGTGCAGAAACGGAAAGAACGAGCTGAGTGCAATTATCAACTGGGGCATTTTAGTGAAGCAGCGAAAGAATTTGACGCTGTCAACTCTATTCAACCTACGGGGGAGGGCTATGAACGACAGGGACGCTGTCTGCTCGCCCTGCAAAGATACAAGGAGGCGCTTGTTTGTTTGAGCAGGGCCGTCAGGTTGACACCGCTGAAAGCTGATTTCGTAGCCACACGAGGAGATTGCTATCGACGTTTGCACGAATATACGCACGCCTTGAAGGATTTTTCCGATGCAATGGTCTTGAAGCCGGACAATATGATTTACGTTTTCGGTCGAGGGCTATGCCTGGCAGAGTTAGGACGTAACGCGGAGGCGATTAAAGACTTTACGGCTGCAATGTCCAATCCTCACTTGTTGAGCAGAGCCTGTTTAGAACGCGCCAGAGCTTACGATAAGATTGGCGAGAAAACCAAGGCGGAAGCAGATAGAAAGGCGGCTCAGAGCGCTAGCAAGTCTGTTGAGGACGACTTCTTTCGGTGA
- a CDS encoding response regulator transcription factor — protein MAKILVVEDDRLVAELLKDRLQLEHHKVELAFNGQDALDLAISFHYDLLILDLGLPQLDGIDVLKRYRNKGETSPVLILTGKNQTHQKEQGLDAGADDYMTKPYDIRELCARVRALLRRSASSTSNVLKCGNITMDTEKAEVKVNGVVVKLVQTEYLLLEFLMRNKGRIFSADELLRSCWDSDTEATEGAVRTYVTRIRKKIDTDGSKSLLQSIYGLGYKLDDSD, from the coding sequence ATGGCAAAAATTCTCGTTGTTGAAGATGATCGATTAGTTGCTGAGTTACTCAAAGACAGGCTACAACTCGAACATCACAAAGTCGAATTAGCATTCAACGGGCAAGATGCCCTTGATCTGGCAATTTCCTTCCATTACGACTTACTGATTCTAGACCTGGGATTGCCGCAGCTGGACGGTATCGACGTATTGAAGCGCTACAGAAATAAAGGGGAAACCTCGCCGGTCTTGATTTTGACGGGCAAGAACCAGACGCACCAGAAAGAACAGGGGCTCGATGCGGGCGCCGATGACTACATGACGAAGCCCTATGACATCCGAGAGCTATGCGCTCGGGTCCGGGCGCTGTTAAGAAGAAGCGCGAGCAGCACTTCGAATGTACTCAAGTGCGGCAACATAACAATGGACACCGAAAAAGCTGAAGTAAAAGTGAATGGAGTCGTTGTTAAGCTGGTCCAGACAGAGTACCTGCTGCTGGAATTTCTCATGCGCAACAAGGGAAGAATCTTCAGCGCAGACGAACTGTTGAGGAGCTGCTGGGATTCAGACACCGAGGCGACTGAGGGTGCAGTGCGCACCTATGTCACAAGGATCCGAAAGAAGATAGATACTGATGGCAGCAAGTCACTTTTGCAGAGTATTTATGGACTTGGCTACAAGCTAGACGATTCCGATTAA
- a CDS encoding PAS domain-containing sensor histidine kinase, with product MTVRVPNLMGKGLLIIAIPALFQLIFGISLAYIGLKAHEEQERETQAIQVLLQAGRIESACYTITKECVRLSVEKSVRVIRTINAATQSLDTSQAELVNLVKNDVVQKTNVERLLPMTKLFVQNVEKIIEAIKENDQIALTMSAMQIRNYTLKRGAGEEQLAIIRQVEESRLAESPVQGEKTAFILLMLSIGLLISTILALLSAAYFLQDIVFRIYNISKNAELITIGEEMKPVMKGRDEIARLDRVLHSMAKSLKDATRRETALVSNAADVILCIDKSFMITTINKAAQTQWGYAEGDLLQKRVMSLIPSESQESARNFFASAKNTRNSETSDLPIICNDGRIKTFSWNVLWSPEEDLLFCVAHDVSELRRVENAKRDFINMVSHDIRTPLSGMAIFLEMIPMGVYGAINESGTSRANALSSALNRITAMVNDLLDIEKMQSGQFQIFKNEVDLNNLVKASLEMVQGYAEQQQITLESECKGKMLACDEARIIQVLQNLMSNAIKFSAPGKIVKLNVVQDEHDTRFEIIDQGKGIAKDDIPILFDRFTQAKNQDGSKRRSGFGLGLAICKDIVERHGGKIGIISEIDKGSTFWFTLPNDETKKSEAQTSVAANT from the coding sequence GTGACAGTCAGAGTTCCAAATTTGATGGGAAAAGGGTTGCTAATCATCGCAATTCCGGCCCTCTTTCAGCTGATTTTCGGCATCAGCCTGGCCTATATCGGGTTGAAGGCACACGAGGAACAAGAACGAGAAACACAGGCAATTCAGGTGCTCTTGCAAGCCGGTCGTATTGAGTCAGCCTGCTACACGATTACTAAAGAATGTGTACGCTTATCCGTTGAAAAAAGTGTTCGAGTGATTCGCACTATCAACGCAGCCACACAGAGCCTTGATACCAGCCAGGCCGAACTGGTGAATCTGGTAAAAAATGACGTTGTGCAAAAAACAAATGTCGAGCGTTTACTGCCGATGACAAAGTTATTTGTGCAGAATGTAGAAAAAATCATTGAAGCGATCAAGGAGAACGACCAGATAGCGCTCACCATGAGCGCCATGCAAATCCGCAATTACACCCTGAAAAGAGGTGCGGGCGAAGAACAATTAGCCATAATCAGACAGGTAGAAGAAAGTCGACTGGCAGAAAGCCCAGTGCAGGGCGAAAAAACGGCTTTCATCCTGCTCATGCTTTCTATCGGACTGCTTATCAGTACAATCCTTGCCCTGCTTTCCGCTGCCTACTTTCTGCAAGACATTGTTTTCAGAATCTACAACATCTCAAAAAATGCCGAGTTGATCACAATCGGTGAAGAGATGAAGCCTGTCATGAAAGGCCGCGACGAAATTGCCAGATTAGATAGGGTGCTGCACAGTATGGCGAAAAGCCTGAAAGACGCAACGAGGCGCGAAACAGCACTTGTCTCAAATGCAGCTGACGTCATTTTGTGCATCGACAAATCTTTCATGATCACAACTATAAATAAAGCAGCGCAGACACAATGGGGATACGCCGAAGGTGACCTGCTGCAAAAGCGGGTCATGAGCCTCATACCATCAGAGTCTCAGGAGAGCGCCCGAAATTTTTTCGCCAGTGCAAAAAATACTCGCAACTCCGAAACATCAGATCTTCCTATTATTTGTAACGATGGCAGAATTAAAACTTTTAGCTGGAACGTGCTCTGGTCACCAGAAGAAGACCTGCTCTTCTGTGTTGCACACGACGTATCCGAGCTGAGGCGCGTGGAGAATGCAAAACGCGACTTCATAAACATGGTCAGTCACGACATTAGAACGCCGCTAAGCGGCATGGCCATTTTTCTGGAGATGATTCCGATGGGCGTCTACGGTGCGATAAACGAATCCGGAACCTCGCGTGCGAACGCCCTTAGCAGTGCATTAAACAGAATCACAGCCATGGTTAACGACCTCCTCGATATTGAAAAAATGCAGTCGGGACAATTCCAGATCTTCAAGAATGAGGTAGATTTGAACAACCTCGTCAAAGCCAGTCTGGAAATGGTGCAGGGATACGCCGAGCAGCAGCAGATCACGCTTGAGAGCGAATGCAAAGGCAAAATGCTGGCTTGCGACGAAGCCCGAATAATTCAGGTGTTACAGAACCTGATGAGCAATGCGATAAAATTTTCGGCTCCGGGCAAGATCGTGAAACTAAATGTAGTGCAGGATGAGCACGACACCAGATTCGAAATTATCGACCAGGGCAAGGGCATTGCCAAAGACGATATTCCAATTCTATTTGACCGATTTACTCAAGCGAAAAATCAGGACGGCAGCAAACGTCGCTCAGGATTTGGTCTGGGACTCGCAATCTGTAAAGACATAGTCGAAAGACACGGCGGAAAAATTGGCATCATCAGCGAAATCGATAAAGGCAGCACATTCTGGTTTACGCTGCCAAACGATGAAACAAAAAAATCTGAAGCCCAGACGTCTGTAGCAGCGAACACTTAA
- a CDS encoding SIMPL domain-containing protein translates to MTRLFLSLSLSLCGIVSAALPGLAVEMKDLPPSVSVTGEGHAFAKPDQAQISMGVVSDAKTAAVALKNNTDKMNSLMSTLKSKGIAEKDILTSNFSVNPQYRYDNINGQQRPSIVGYQVSNEVHVKIRNLPTLGDILDAVITAGANNVNGISFSLAEPDSVLDQARQKAMADAKRKAELYAGAAGVKVGRVLYITESSGTIQPPRPMMMMAARAEMAQSVPISAGEQESTAAITVVYAIE, encoded by the coding sequence ATGACCAGACTTTTTCTGTCCCTGTCGTTGAGTTTGTGCGGAATAGTTAGCGCGGCGCTGCCAGGTTTAGCTGTTGAAATGAAAGATTTGCCACCGTCAGTTTCTGTAACTGGAGAAGGGCATGCCTTTGCCAAACCGGATCAGGCTCAGATCTCCATGGGAGTGGTCAGTGACGCCAAGACTGCTGCAGTTGCGCTGAAAAACAACACCGATAAGATGAACAGTCTTATGAGCACACTGAAGAGTAAAGGCATCGCAGAAAAAGACATATTGACCAGCAACTTCAGCGTTAATCCTCAATATCGTTACGACAACATCAACGGGCAGCAGCGCCCCAGTATCGTCGGCTATCAGGTGAGCAACGAAGTGCATGTGAAAATTCGCAATTTGCCAACCCTTGGCGATATTTTGGACGCCGTCATTACTGCCGGTGCCAATAATGTAAATGGAATCAGTTTCTCGCTGGCGGAGCCTGACAGCGTGCTCGACCAGGCTCGCCAGAAAGCCATGGCTGATGCGAAGCGAAAAGCCGAATTATATGCCGGAGCAGCCGGTGTAAAAGTTGGTCGGGTGCTCTATATCACCGAATCCAGTGGCACGATTCAGCCACCTCGACCGATGATGATGATGGCAGCACGGGCTGAAATGGCTCAATCTGTACCGATATCTGCAGGTGAGCAGGAGAGCACTGCCGCAATCACTGTGGTTTATGCTATCGAATAG
- a CDS encoding tetratricopeptide repeat protein has protein sequence MCNVPECLLFAFEKSMKIRIRYFIALALTIGCNTGALAHPALFSDLTLAEAKAQAKQEGKLLLVDFTASWCPPCGEMDKTTWQDPKVVNWIRNNAIAVQIDVDKEQNLAREMSIVAMPSLVVFKDSANEADRTLGFQDSDELLNWLKAVKSGVTAVDRMQKELNVAKGKGGSDEMEARYELARAQLASGRYEDARDNFIWVWQNMAKLTPELAGVRLTFLASEISDLIAKYPSARTSFVKLRDEAQTRNLADWVTLNQILGDDQASFEWFDKVKHDPAQSSKLKDVAFKLEPLLIRSGRWADAAVFIKDPLVVLKHKFDFAQEMAKETGDVNPFPEDAGRIYACLLAAGRNSEADKVAAESLKLENTTEVKEALVFYAASAGQITPTLKARLDEVDSTKTDASGYQKRAAVYLKLKAFDQALANLDKAIELSPSEPASYDTRESVYCQLKQFDRALSDANHVISIYPKSARSYVSRGFIYMKQKDDARALADFEEAIRLNPNEPLSHINESAVYMRMGKYQLAFDAAERAVKLDPNNAGGICNRGEAAFKLGRCDDALADLSRSIEMGKTLCGGENFYYRSKVYEALGKAELAKQDQETASKLGFVADAP, from the coding sequence ATGTGCAACGTGCCAGAATGTCTATTATTCGCTTTTGAGAAATCTATGAAGATCCGTATTCGTTATTTTATTGCGCTGGCGCTGACGATTGGCTGCAACACCGGCGCCCTGGCTCACCCGGCGCTGTTCTCGGATCTGACTCTGGCAGAAGCGAAAGCTCAGGCAAAGCAGGAGGGGAAGCTCCTTCTCGTCGACTTTACTGCATCATGGTGCCCCCCATGCGGTGAGATGGATAAAACGACCTGGCAAGATCCGAAGGTCGTTAACTGGATTCGCAATAATGCAATAGCCGTTCAAATTGATGTGGATAAAGAGCAGAATCTCGCCAGGGAGATGAGCATTGTCGCTATGCCATCACTGGTGGTGTTTAAAGACAGCGCTAATGAGGCTGACAGAACCCTGGGCTTTCAGGACAGCGACGAGCTGCTCAACTGGTTGAAGGCGGTGAAAAGTGGCGTTACTGCTGTGGACCGAATGCAGAAAGAGTTGAATGTGGCTAAAGGGAAAGGTGGCAGCGATGAAATGGAAGCTCGTTACGAACTAGCCCGGGCTCAACTCGCTTCGGGCCGCTACGAAGATGCCCGAGATAATTTCATCTGGGTCTGGCAGAACATGGCGAAATTGACCCCCGAACTTGCTGGAGTGCGCCTGACTTTTCTGGCTTCCGAGATTTCAGATTTGATTGCGAAATATCCTTCTGCTCGAACTTCGTTCGTTAAGTTGAGAGATGAGGCTCAAACGCGTAATCTGGCGGACTGGGTGACTCTGAATCAGATTCTGGGAGATGATCAAGCCTCATTTGAATGGTTCGACAAAGTCAAACATGATCCCGCACAGAGCAGTAAATTGAAGGATGTGGCCTTCAAGCTAGAGCCGCTTTTAATCAGGTCGGGGCGATGGGCAGACGCGGCTGTTTTCATCAAAGACCCGCTAGTTGTGTTGAAGCATAAATTTGATTTCGCTCAAGAGATGGCGAAAGAAACGGGCGATGTCAATCCATTCCCTGAGGATGCCGGTCGTATCTATGCCTGTCTGCTCGCTGCTGGACGAAACAGTGAAGCTGATAAAGTGGCAGCAGAGAGCCTGAAACTTGAGAACACGACTGAGGTTAAGGAAGCACTGGTCTTTTATGCAGCCAGTGCGGGGCAGATCACGCCGACTCTAAAAGCGCGACTAGATGAAGTCGATTCGACAAAAACTGATGCTTCCGGATATCAAAAAAGAGCTGCGGTTTATTTAAAACTCAAGGCGTTTGATCAAGCCCTGGCCAATCTCGACAAAGCAATCGAATTGTCACCATCGGAGCCAGCTTCTTACGATACTCGCGAGTCCGTTTACTGCCAGTTGAAACAATTCGATCGTGCGCTTTCAGACGCCAATCATGTCATATCAATTTATCCGAAAAGCGCTCGCTCGTATGTTTCGCGAGGCTTTATCTACATGAAGCAGAAAGATGACGCTCGCGCTCTGGCTGATTTCGAGGAAGCGATTAGACTCAACCCCAACGAGCCGCTCAGTCACATTAACGAAAGCGCTGTCTACATGCGGATGGGCAAGTATCAACTGGCTTTTGATGCAGCGGAGAGAGCGGTAAAGCTTGACCCGAACAACGCCGGTGGAATTTGTAATCGCGGAGAAGCAGCCTTTAAACTAGGAAGGTGTGACGATGCACTGGCTGACTTGAGCAGATCGATCGAGATGGGCAAAACGCTCTGTGGCGGAGAAAACTTCTACTATCGGTCAAAGGTTTATGAAGCACTGGGAAAAGCGGAATTAGCAAAACAAGATCAGGAGACGGCATCGAAACTGGGTTTTGTTGCTGACGCACCATGA